From Enterococcus mundtii, the proteins below share one genomic window:
- the gshAB gene encoding bifunctional glutamate--cysteine ligase GshA/glutathione synthetase GshB: MNYKELLLHPRSLPFISQARFGVEREGQRVNFSGKLATTDHPEIFGDRTYHPYIQTDFSETQVELITPVTDSINELFKYLEAIYDVASRSMADDEMIWPLSMPPALPEKDEEIMIAKLSNFEDVLYRRYLAKEYGKRKQMVSGIHFNFEFGDDLLQSLFVQQTEFTDFAAFKTELYFKTAQNFLRYRWLITYLFGASPLSEDHYFVGKPAPAEPVRSIRNSSYGYTNHPNVKVSYASMQQYLTDIEKMVEEGKLSEEKEFYAPIRFRGGKRVADLAKSGIRYIELRNIDLNPYARVGISQAQVQFLQSFLMYMLWMEHDVAVDAWVEEGEQRNEHVSLENPMDQTAFYDEGMLLLQGMKEMLVALGQSERLPLIDDMIAQLDEPRETLAGKIYQQAQQTSQHDFAYTLGKQYEEESHERSYQLAGFRDMELSTQILMFDAIQKGIEVKVIDESDQFLRLQHQEHIEYVKNANMTSKDSYIVPLIMENKTVTKKVLKEAGFRVPEGAEFTSIEEALNAYPRFAEQAFVIKPKSTNYGLGITIFKEGASLEDYQAGLAIAFREDTSVLVEAFMPGTEYRFFVIDGQVKAILLRIPANVVGDGKRTVEELVAEKNLDPLRGSHHRAPLELIQLGELEQLMLKEQGLTIHSVPEKDQIVYLRENSNISTGGDSIDVTDEFSEAYKQIAQQAVEALGAKISGIDLIIPDKDIDPQTDDQAYGIIEANFNPAMHMHVYPFAGQGRRLTMNVLELLYPEVISTPKKN; encoded by the coding sequence ATGAACTATAAAGAATTATTACTGCATCCTCGTTCACTACCGTTCATTAGTCAAGCTCGTTTTGGGGTTGAACGTGAAGGGCAACGTGTGAACTTCTCTGGAAAGTTGGCAACAACCGATCATCCTGAGATTTTTGGGGATCGTACGTATCATCCATACATCCAGACAGATTTCAGTGAAACTCAAGTCGAATTGATTACTCCGGTCACGGATTCTATCAACGAACTTTTTAAATACTTGGAAGCAATCTACGACGTTGCTTCACGCTCAATGGCAGATGATGAAATGATCTGGCCTTTGAGCATGCCTCCGGCTTTACCTGAAAAAGACGAAGAGATTATGATCGCGAAGCTTTCTAATTTTGAAGATGTCTTGTATCGTCGTTATTTAGCAAAGGAATATGGCAAACGCAAGCAAATGGTCAGTGGCATCCATTTCAACTTTGAGTTTGGTGATGATCTTTTACAATCCTTGTTTGTACAACAAACAGAGTTTACCGACTTTGCAGCATTTAAAACAGAATTATATTTTAAAACAGCACAGAACTTCTTGCGTTATCGTTGGTTGATCACTTATTTGTTTGGGGCGTCACCTCTAAGTGAAGACCACTATTTTGTCGGCAAGCCAGCACCAGCAGAACCGGTACGCAGTATTCGTAATAGTTCCTATGGTTATACGAACCATCCGAATGTCAAAGTATCCTATGCGTCAATGCAACAATATTTAACCGATATTGAAAAAATGGTGGAAGAAGGCAAGTTATCCGAAGAAAAGGAATTCTATGCACCAATCCGTTTTCGTGGTGGAAAACGTGTAGCTGATTTAGCAAAATCAGGTATTCGCTATATTGAACTGAGAAATATTGATTTAAATCCTTACGCACGTGTAGGGATCAGTCAAGCACAAGTTCAGTTTTTACAATCGTTCTTAATGTATATGCTATGGATGGAACATGACGTAGCAGTCGATGCATGGGTCGAAGAAGGCGAGCAGCGAAATGAACACGTGTCGTTAGAAAACCCTATGGATCAAACTGCTTTTTATGATGAAGGAATGCTACTTCTTCAAGGAATGAAAGAGATGCTTGTAGCTTTAGGACAATCCGAACGCCTACCATTGATCGATGACATGATCGCACAATTGGATGAACCACGTGAAACATTGGCAGGCAAGATTTATCAGCAAGCACAACAAACAAGCCAACATGACTTTGCTTATACTTTAGGAAAACAGTATGAAGAAGAAAGTCATGAACGTTCGTATCAATTAGCGGGATTTCGTGACATGGAACTGTCGACACAGATTCTGATGTTTGATGCGATCCAAAAGGGCATCGAAGTAAAGGTCATAGATGAATCAGATCAATTTTTACGTCTACAGCATCAAGAGCATATCGAATATGTGAAAAATGCCAATATGACAAGTAAAGACAGCTACATTGTGCCATTGATCATGGAAAATAAAACAGTCACTAAAAAAGTGCTAAAAGAGGCCGGATTCCGTGTACCTGAAGGAGCCGAATTTACTTCAATCGAAGAGGCTTTGAACGCGTATCCACGATTTGCAGAACAAGCCTTTGTTATTAAACCTAAATCGACAAATTATGGGTTAGGGATCACGATCTTCAAAGAAGGAGCATCTTTAGAAGATTACCAGGCGGGTTTAGCAATCGCTTTTCGTGAAGATACTTCTGTACTAGTTGAAGCATTCATGCCTGGAACAGAATATCGCTTCTTTGTGATCGATGGGCAAGTAAAAGCGATCTTACTTCGTATTCCTGCCAATGTTGTGGGTGACGGAAAACGGACGGTGGAAGAACTTGTCGCTGAAAAAAACCTAGATCCATTAAGAGGCAGTCACCATCGTGCACCATTGGAATTGATTCAGTTAGGTGAACTTGAGCAGTTGATGTTAAAAGAGCAAGGACTAACCATCCATTCTGTACCTGAAAAAGATCAAATCGTGTATTTACGCGAAAATTCCAATATCAGTACAGGTGGCGATTCAATCGACGTAACAGATGAATTTTCCGAAGCATATAAACAAATTGCCCAACAAGCGGTAGAAGCCTTAGGCGCAAAAATCAGTGGGATCGATTTGATCATTCCTGATAAAGATATTGATCCTCAAACAGATGACCAAGCCTATGGCATCATCGAAGCGAACTTCAATCCAGCAATGCACATGCACGTCTATCCATTTGCTGGCCAAGGCAGAAGACTGACAATGAATGTCTTAGAGCTGTTGTATCCTGAAGTGATCAGCACACCAAAAAAGAACTAA